One window of the Chryseotalea sp. WA131a genome contains the following:
- a CDS encoding DUF885 domain-containing protein: MKYLLILIIAGSLLACTSKETPRNEKAELDSLVQHYWKRELSTGRAVKFSGGKSPLPEKLYAGTRQDFDDDSVFFTGVLQKLKTIEVTKLPSSSWVDYDLLQWIAEMRVEATRYYDNVFPNVTPYSIHTSSGPEQIFKQASFDTEADVTQYLNLLEQYSEVQKSELAKLKEMEARGIRLAKPEIDLTLGLIKTWQMEPDKHGYYPQSSRLQKLDSSVQKSFQEKASLILSQKVIPGHDSLAAYLSGSYRTSASEKVGLGQYPGGKAYYRYLVKWHTTTNLTPEAIHEIGKKQVISIFRKLDSIRVATNFKGDMKAFYKFLQKDKRFLAATPDEVGERLKKPLRRMDTVIHRLISLKPKASYDVRRLSVALEPAMTFGIYLPPAGDEPLGIYYYNGSKLDQRPLATAASLAFHEVTPGHHLQACLQIENPELSEFRQNLMVTAFTEGWGDYSSYLGIELGLFDDPYDYCGRLLMDMFISVRLVVDTGMNYLGWSREQAVDFMRANMIESEEQINTESIRYSCDIPAQALGYKIGCLKLIELRSKYQAALGKDFSVIKFHDIILRNGNLPLAVLEKSLDREFGVK, encoded by the coding sequence ATGAAATATTTACTCATCCTCATCATTGCCGGTTCCCTTCTGGCATGCACCAGCAAAGAAACACCCCGAAATGAAAAGGCAGAATTAGACAGCCTCGTACAGCACTATTGGAAGCGTGAGCTTAGCACGGGGCGTGCCGTAAAATTTAGCGGAGGCAAATCTCCGTTACCGGAAAAGCTGTATGCTGGCACACGCCAAGATTTCGATGACGATTCAGTTTTCTTCACAGGCGTATTGCAAAAACTAAAAACCATTGAAGTCACGAAATTACCGTCTTCATCGTGGGTAGACTACGACTTACTCCAATGGATTGCCGAAATGCGGGTGGAAGCTACACGCTATTATGATAATGTATTCCCCAATGTGACACCCTATTCCATTCACACCTCATCAGGCCCTGAGCAGATTTTTAAGCAAGCTTCATTTGATACTGAAGCCGATGTTACGCAGTATTTAAATTTACTCGAACAATACAGCGAAGTTCAGAAAAGCGAATTGGCTAAGTTAAAAGAGATGGAGGCGCGTGGCATTCGTTTGGCTAAGCCGGAGATTGACCTCACACTTGGCCTTATTAAAACATGGCAAATGGAGCCTGACAAGCATGGGTACTATCCACAATCCAGTCGTTTGCAAAAATTAGATTCGTCTGTTCAAAAATCCTTTCAGGAAAAAGCTTCGCTCATTCTATCACAAAAAGTAATTCCCGGTCATGATTCACTGGCTGCCTACCTAAGTGGGTCCTATCGGACCAGCGCTTCGGAAAAAGTTGGCCTTGGTCAATACCCCGGTGGAAAAGCGTATTACCGCTATTTGGTAAAGTGGCATACCACCACCAACCTGACACCTGAAGCCATTCATGAAATCGGCAAAAAGCAAGTTATTAGTATTTTCAGAAAGCTGGACAGTATACGGGTGGCCACCAATTTTAAAGGCGACATGAAAGCGTTTTATAAGTTCCTTCAAAAAGATAAACGCTTCCTTGCGGCTACGCCTGATGAAGTGGGCGAGCGTTTGAAGAAGCCATTGCGCAGAATGGACACTGTCATTCATCGTTTGATTTCGCTAAAGCCAAAAGCAAGTTATGACGTTCGCAGGTTGTCGGTGGCACTTGAGCCTGCCATGACATTTGGCATCTACCTGCCTCCGGCAGGAGATGAGCCGCTGGGTATTTATTATTACAATGGCTCGAAGCTCGACCAGCGCCCGTTAGCCACTGCAGCGAGTTTGGCATTTCATGAAGTCACGCCCGGTCATCATTTGCAAGCGTGTTTGCAAATCGAGAACCCGGAACTTTCAGAATTCCGGCAGAACCTAATGGTGACCGCGTTCACAGAAGGCTGGGGCGATTACTCTTCTTACCTCGGCATCGAGTTGGGCTTGTTTGACGACCCCTACGATTACTGCGGCCGCTTGCTGATGGACATGTTTATATCCGTTCGGTTGGTGGTAGACACAGGAATGAACTACTTAGGTTGGAGTCGTGAGCAGGCAGTGGATTTTATGCGTGCTAATATGATTGAATCTGAAGAGCAAATCAACACAGAGTCCATCCGCTACAGTTGCGACATACCGGCACAGGCACTGGGCTACAAAATCGGATGCCTGAAGTTGATTGAGCTGCGCAGTAAATACCAAGCTGCTCTCGGCAAAGATTTCAGCGTCATCAAATTTCACGATATCATTTTGCGCAACGGTAATTTACCACTCGCAGTGCTGGAGAAAAGTTTGGACCGAGAGTTTGGAGTGAAGTAA
- the rlmB gene encoding 23S rRNA (guanosine(2251)-2'-O)-methyltransferase RlmB: MEKTEMIFGTRAVMEAIKAGRQIEKIYIQTGVSNDLIKELVQTAKEYKAPYTFIPQEKLNRLSSKNHQGVICVLSAVEYGSLENIIDKCYQEGREPFFLIVDRVTDVRNFGALARTAECAKLDAIIIADKGNAPITGDAMKTSAGALNHLPVCRVKDMKKTFQLLKDNGIQIIACTEKATNTIYQIDLNTPIAIILGSEEDGISPQMLKDADHLAKIPLMGSIESLNVSVAAGIVVYEKIRQRDFRK, translated from the coding sequence ATGGAAAAAACAGAAATGATATTTGGCACACGTGCGGTGATGGAGGCCATCAAAGCAGGGCGGCAGATTGAAAAAATTTATATTCAAACGGGTGTCAGTAATGATTTGATCAAAGAGTTGGTGCAAACAGCCAAAGAATACAAAGCACCGTACACGTTTATTCCGCAAGAGAAATTAAACCGTCTTTCCAGCAAAAACCATCAAGGTGTTATTTGTGTCCTGTCTGCGGTGGAATATGGCTCACTCGAAAACATCATTGACAAATGCTACCAAGAAGGGCGGGAGCCATTTTTTTTAATAGTCGATAGAGTAACAGATGTGCGCAACTTTGGCGCGTTGGCACGCACGGCTGAGTGTGCAAAGTTAGATGCCATTATTATTGCGGACAAAGGGAATGCACCTATTACGGGTGATGCGATGAAGACATCAGCCGGTGCGCTCAATCATCTGCCTGTTTGCCGCGTGAAAGACATGAAAAAGACATTTCAATTATTGAAAGACAATGGTATTCAAATTATCGCCTGTACGGAGAAGGCCACTAACACGATCTATCAGATTGATTTGAATACACCGATAGCGATTATACTGGGGTCTGAAGAAGACGGTATTTCACCACAGATGTTAAAGGATGCTGATCACCTCGCTAAAATTCCATTGATGGGAAGTATAGAATCGCTAAACGTATCCGTTGCCGCAGGAATTGTTGTTTACGAGAAAATTAGGCAGAGAGACTTTAGGAAATAA
- a CDS encoding nucleotidyltransferase, protein MAKRMSLLVMAAGMGSRYGGIKQIDGFGPNGETIMDYSLFDALRAGFDRVVFIVRDEIKETVKEIFSPKLRGKAEVFYEVQSLERFVPAGYGTVERKKPWGTTHAMLCGKDVIDGPFAVINADDFYGRDAFASLATFFQTAAPDHHAMVGYTLKNVLSEHGSVSRGVAEERDAQGYLKKLSELTKIVKEGGKIISKEETGDRELSAELPVSMNCWGFQAGAFSVAEKMFHQFAIDNKSNPSAEFYIALLTNEIVKQNLGKVHILDGGTTWFGVTYKEDKEEVSGKIKALVNSGVYPSRLW, encoded by the coding sequence ATGGCAAAGAGGATGAGTTTATTGGTGATGGCTGCTGGTATGGGCAGTCGCTATGGTGGCATTAAGCAAATAGATGGCTTTGGTCCCAATGGTGAAACCATCATGGACTACTCTCTTTTTGATGCCCTACGAGCTGGGTTTGATCGCGTTGTTTTTATTGTGCGCGATGAAATCAAGGAAACGGTGAAAGAAATTTTTTCACCTAAGCTCAGAGGCAAAGCAGAGGTGTTTTATGAAGTACAATCGTTGGAACGTTTTGTGCCCGCTGGCTATGGCACAGTGGAACGAAAAAAGCCGTGGGGCACTACCCATGCCATGTTGTGTGGAAAGGATGTGATTGATGGGCCCTTTGCCGTCATCAATGCGGATGATTTTTATGGCCGTGATGCATTTGCTTCGTTGGCAACTTTTTTTCAAACAGCAGCACCCGATCATCATGCAATGGTAGGCTATACATTGAAAAATGTGTTGTCAGAACATGGAAGTGTTTCGCGTGGGGTGGCCGAAGAGCGCGATGCCCAAGGATACTTGAAAAAATTGAGCGAGTTAACAAAGATTGTAAAAGAGGGCGGCAAAATTATTTCCAAAGAAGAAACGGGCGATCGCGAACTGAGTGCAGAGCTGCCCGTATCAATGAATTGCTGGGGATTCCAGGCAGGCGCTTTTTCGGTAGCAGAAAAAATGTTTCACCAATTTGCCATCGATAATAAATCAAACCCATCGGCAGAGTTTTACATTGCGCTTCTGACAAACGAGATAGTCAAACAAAACTTGGGCAAAGTGCATATTTTAGATGGTGGCACTACTTGGTTTGGCGTTACCTACAAAGAAGATAAGGAAGAAGTATCGGGTAAAATTAAAGCCTTGGTGAATAGTGGTGTGTATCCTTCTAGGTTGTGGTAG
- a CDS encoding sugar MFS transporter yields the protein MSTSKNYVYSITIIGVLFFIFGFVTWLNGTLIPFLKLACDLKSDSEALLVTSAFYMAYFFLAIPSSFILNQTGFKRGMSLGLAVMGFGALLFIPAANARSFGLFLTGLFVQGMGLALLQTASNPYISVIGPIESAAKRISIMGICNKVAGALSPLVLGAIVLKGASQIETNIVNATSEMERSQLLNDLAQRVILPYMIMAIVLFILAVMIWFSALPEIETDKESASEKQLTRSSILKFPYLWLGVLCLFLYVGVEVMAGDVIGTYGKAIGISLDETKIFTSYTLWSMVAGYIIGIFTIPKYIKQQNALALSAVAGIILGTGVLLTTGYTSIVFIALLGFANALMWPAIFPLAIEGLGKFTKLGSAFLVMGIAGGAVLPQAYGWLAPKSGPSIAFFCIVAPCYAYILFFALKGHAIGKSKS from the coding sequence ATGTCTACATCAAAAAATTACGTTTATTCCATCACCATCATTGGTGTGTTATTCTTCATTTTTGGATTTGTGACATGGCTCAATGGCACGTTGATTCCATTCTTGAAGTTAGCCTGCGATTTAAAATCCGATAGTGAAGCATTGTTAGTTACATCCGCCTTTTACATGGCGTATTTCTTTTTGGCCATACCTTCCTCTTTTATTCTGAACCAAACCGGATTCAAACGAGGCATGTCGTTGGGGTTGGCAGTAATGGGCTTTGGTGCTTTGTTATTCATTCCGGCAGCCAACGCACGAAGTTTTGGTTTATTCCTTACGGGATTGTTTGTACAAGGAATGGGTTTGGCGTTGCTGCAAACCGCTTCTAATCCTTACATATCTGTTATTGGTCCGATAGAAAGTGCCGCCAAGCGCATTAGCATCATGGGCATTTGCAACAAAGTAGCTGGCGCGTTAAGCCCGTTGGTATTGGGAGCCATTGTGTTAAAAGGAGCAAGTCAAATTGAAACCAACATCGTCAATGCTACTTCTGAAATGGAGCGTAGCCAATTGTTAAATGATTTGGCGCAACGAGTGATATTACCCTACATGATTATGGCAATTGTGCTATTCATTTTAGCCGTCATGATTTGGTTTTCGGCCTTGCCTGAAATTGAAACGGATAAAGAAAGTGCTTCTGAAAAACAGCTTACCCGTTCAAGCATTTTAAAATTTCCTTACTTATGGTTGGGCGTTCTTTGCCTCTTTCTGTATGTTGGAGTAGAAGTAATGGCAGGTGACGTGATAGGCACATACGGAAAAGCCATTGGCATCAGCCTAGACGAAACAAAAATTTTCACTTCTTATACATTGTGGTCCATGGTGGCCGGTTACATCATTGGTATTTTCACCATACCCAAATACATCAAACAGCAAAATGCGTTAGCGCTTTCGGCTGTGGCCGGAATAATACTTGGCACCGGTGTACTTTTAACAACCGGGTACACATCAATTGTCTTTATTGCCCTGCTTGGGTTTGCCAATGCACTCATGTGGCCCGCAATTTTTCCCTTGGCCATTGAAGGGTTAGGCAAATTCACGAAGCTCGGCTCTGCCTTTTTAGTGATGGGAATTGCAGGGGGTGCCGTGTTGCCGCAAGCATATGGATGGTTGGCACCAAAATCAGGTCCATCCATTGCCTTCTTTTGCATTGTTGCCCCGTGTTACGCCTACATTTTATTTTTTGCCCTGAAAGGCCACGCTATCGGCAAATCAAAATCGTAA
- a CDS encoding SMP-30/gluconolactonase/LRE family protein: MKYFLIFLLVVSANVFSQVRHSSDFTAENLFSENIEGPCFRNGILYVVNYQTDGTIGSVKPDGSAELFVTLPTGSIANAIQFDPYGNMLLADFKGHNILKVDMISKAISVLAHNDLFNQPNDICISKKGRLFASDPNWKEGTGKLWRIEPTGQTVLLKENMGTTNGIALSPNEKILYVNESVQRKIWAFDVDSNGAISHQRLFAQFDDFGLDGMKCDLTGNLYVTRYGKGTVAIFSPKGKLIRELKLKGKKPSNLNFDSGKNPKCYVTLQDRKCVEVLAID, from the coding sequence ATGAAGTACTTTTTGATTTTTCTTTTGGTTGTAAGCGCGAACGTTTTTTCTCAGGTAAGGCACTCATCCGATTTCACAGCCGAAAACCTTTTTTCTGAAAATATAGAAGGTCCTTGCTTTCGCAATGGCATATTATACGTTGTCAACTACCAGACTGACGGAACCATTGGCTCGGTAAAACCTGATGGAAGCGCAGAATTATTTGTCACGCTTCCGACTGGCAGTATTGCCAACGCCATTCAGTTTGATCCATATGGCAACATGCTATTGGCTGATTTTAAAGGTCACAACATTTTAAAAGTGGATATGATCTCAAAAGCTATTTCGGTTTTGGCGCACAACGATCTCTTCAATCAGCCAAATGATATCTGCATCAGCAAAAAAGGAAGACTCTTTGCCTCTGACCCTAACTGGAAAGAGGGCACCGGCAAGCTATGGCGCATTGAACCAACAGGGCAAACTGTTTTACTAAAAGAAAACATGGGCACTACCAATGGCATTGCGCTAAGCCCCAACGAAAAAATTTTGTATGTAAACGAAAGCGTGCAACGAAAAATTTGGGCATTTGATGTGGACAGTAATGGGGCTATAAGTCATCAACGACTTTTTGCGCAGTTTGATGATTTTGGGTTAGATGGCATGAAATGCGACCTAACAGGAAACCTTTACGTAACTCGTTATGGGAAGGGAACAGTAGCAATTTTTTCCCCGAAAGGGAAGCTGATACGAGAGCTCAAGCTGAAAGGCAAGAAGCCAAGCAACCTAAACTTTGATTCTGGCAAAAACCCCAAATGCTATGTTACGCTCCAAGACCGTAAGTGTGTAGAGGTTTTGGCGATTGACTGA